From the genome of Candidatus Effluviviaceae Genus V sp.:
GTCGATCGACACCGGCCAGCTCTCGGCGATCGCCTGGCGTTCGTCCGGCTCGCAGGTGATCTCGAAGTCGGGGATATGCTTCCTGATCTCCGCAGCGATCTCGCCGGGCGTCAGGCTCATCGAGGCGACGTTGAAGTCACCATGATGCTCGAGCGAGGCGAAATCCGCCGTCATGAGGTCGATCGTCGCCTTGATGCAGTCGGGCATGTACATCATCGGCAGACAGGCGTCCTCCTTGAGGAAGCAGGTGTAGCGGCCCTCCTCGACGGCCTTGTAGAAGATCTCGACGGCGTAGTCGGTCGTGCCGCCGCCGGGCAGCGCCTCGGATGAGATGATGCCCGGGTATCGGAGGCCGCGGGCATCGACGCCGAACCGCGAGACGTAGTAGTCGCAGAGGAGCTCGCCCGCGACCTTCGTCACACCGTACATGGTCGACGGCTTGAGGACCGTGTCCTGCGGCGTGTTCTCCCGCGGGCAGTACTTCCCGAAGACGGCGATCGAGCTCGGGCAGAGCACCTGTCCAATACCGAGCTCCCGCGCGGCCTCGAGCGAGTTGATGAGCCCGGTCACATTCACGCGCCACGCCTTCAGAGGCGCCTTTTCGCCGACGGCCGAGAGGACGGCCGCCATGTTGATGAGAACGTCGGGGGCGTGCCGGCGACAGAGCGAGCCGAGGGCGTCGGCATCAGTGACGTCGAGTCGTTCGTACGGACCGCTCTTCGCGGTCGACTCGGACGGCGTCTCCTTGATGTCGGCAGCGAGCACCTGCTCGCCGCCGTAGCGGTTCCGGAGCTCCGCAGTGAGCTCCGTTCCGATCTGTCCCTCGGAGCCGACGATCAGGATGCGTTCGATGGTCTTCTTCGTCACGTCAGGCCTTTCGATGGGTCCATCCGTTGAAATGGTCGTCCGTCAGAGGATACCACGGACGCAGGTGGAGCGCGAGCGGGCATACGTGAACGACTGCTCATGCCGGGTTTGGGTCGGCCGCTGATTCGATGTAGGATGGCGGTCGGCCGAGGACCCATCGCCCGAACGCAGGTTCGGTTTTCGCAGGAGGTGTCCATGTACGGTTCACTCAGAGATGAGCTGCTCCGGGAGCTCGAGGAGATGCGACGCGCGGGGCTCTACAAGGAGGAGCGCGTTCTGACCTCCCGGCAGGGGCCGGTGGTGACGGTCCGGGGCGGCGGTGAGGTGCTGAACTTCTGCGCGAACAACTACCTGGGGCTGACCTCGCATCCCAGGGTCCTTCAGGCCGCCGCCCGGACGCTCGAGCGGTGGGGCTACGGGCTGAGCTCCGTCCGCTTCATCTGCGGCACGCAGGAGATCCACAAGGAGGCCGAGGGCGCCGTCTCGTCGTTCCTCGGAACGGACGACACGATCCTCTTCAATGCGTGCTTCGACGCGAACCTCGGTGTGTTCGAGCCGCTGGCCGGCCCGGACGACGCCCTGATTCCCGACAGCCTCAACCACGCCTCGATCATCGACGGCGTCCGTCTGACGAAGGCGCGTCGTCTCATCTACGAGCACAGCGACATGGCCGACCTCGAGGCGAAGCTCAGAGAGGCGTCCGACGCCCGCAGGAGGTTCATCGTTACCGACGGCGTCTTCTCGATGGACGGGGACATCGCGGACCTCCCGGCGATCTGCGATCTCGCTGAGAAGCACGACGCACTCGTGTTCGTGGACGATTCGCACGCCACGGGCTTCATGGGACCGAACGGCCGGGGGACCCACGAACTCCACGATGTGATGGACCGCGTCGACATCATCTCGACGACGTTCGGGAAGGCGCTGGGCGGCGCCGCCGGCGGCTGCATCTCGGGCCACGCGGAGATCGTCGAGTACCTGAGGCAGAAGGCCCGACCCTACCTCTTCTCCAACAGCGTGCCGCCGACCGTTCTGGGCGCGACGGTCGCCGTCATCGATTTCCTGACGGAGACCACCGAGCCTCGTGACCGGCTCATGGAGAACACCAGGTACTTCCGCTCGGAGATTGTGGACGCGGGGTTCGACGTCATCCCGGGCTCGCATCCCATCGTGCCGGTGATGTTCTCGAGGTTCGAAGAGGATGCCCGGCTCGCGACCGCGTTCGCGCGACGCCTGCTCGATGAGGGCGTCTACGTCACCGGCTTCAGTTACCCGGTCGTCCCGCGCGGACAGGCGCGCATTCGCGTTCAGATGTCGGCGGCGCACGGGCGGGAGCACCTGGACCGCGCGCTGGCGGCCTTCCGGGCTGTCGGTCGCGAACTCGACGTGATACAGTGATCGTTGTTCATGTCGCCTGCAGGGCTTCCTGCGGGGTTTCAACAGGGAGTGAAAGCGACGTGCATCAGGCGAAGTGGGAGAAGCTGCTCGACCAGATCGAGCGCCGGTTCGGGCTCGTCGAGCACGGCGTCCGTGAGATCCCCGAACGACACCTCACCATCGAGACCGCGGTCTTCGACGGCGCCTCGGGCCGCATGAAGCTCGAGCGGGCCGTGCATCCTCTCGTTGTTGACGAGAGGGTCCATTACTCCAAGAGGATCGGGGGAGACGTCAACATCGAGCGCGTCTACTCCGATTCAGAGAACGTCGACACCGTCACGCTCTACCGGTGGGATCCCGGCGGCAGGCGATGGGACGAGATGGACCTCGAGGACCTGACCGGCTGACCTGAGCTTCCCGCAGTTCACACACCTTGGTACAGAGATTGCATTCGACCCTCGCGTGGCTGCTTTGCCCCGAGCAGGGGACGCGCGCGTCCTCTGCCTGGTGGTTCCGATGCGCGGGAGCGTGATGTGGACGAGACGAAGGGCCGGATCCTGGTCGTCGACGATGAGGCGCCGATCCGTGAGATCATCTCAAGAAAGCTGTCAGCCGACGGCTACGAGATGAACGATGCGTCCGAGGCGGAGACCGCCCTCAAGGAACTGTCCAGGGAGGACTACGACTGTGTCCTCTCCGATATCCACATGCCCGGCATGGACGGCGTCGAGCTGCTCCGCCGGATCCGCGTCACCGACCAGGACATCGCCGTCATACTGATCACGGGGGCTCCCGACATGGAGGCCGCGCTCGAGGCCATGAGGCTCGGAGCGTACGACCACCTCTCGAAGCCCCTCAATCTCTCGGAGCTCGCGTTGACCGTCGAGCGGGCCATCGAGAAGAAGCGGCTCGTCGAGGAGAACCGCGCCTACCAGCGGGACCTCGAGTCGATGGTGCGCGAGCGGACCCAGCAGCTGGCCGAGGCGAACGAGGAGGTCAAGCGTCTCTTCATGAGCAGCATCAAGGCCCTCGCGCAGGCTCTGGAAGCGAAGGACGAGTACACGCAGGGCCACTCGGCCAGGGTCGCGGAGCTCGGTGTCGAAATAGCACGGTACGTCTCACTGCCCGACCGGGAGATCCAGAACATCTGGCTGGCGGGCCTGCTCCACGACATCGGCAAGATCGGCATCCGCGAGAACGTGCTGAACAAGCCCGGGAAGCTCGACCCCGACGAGTGGGAGTCCGTGCAGCAGCATCCCGTCGTCGCCGGCCGGATCCTCGGTCCCATCGAAGAGCTGGGAGACGTCATCGACATCGTCGTCCACCACCACGAGCGCTTCGACGGCAGCGGCTATCCCGAGGGACTCAAGGGGAGCGACATCCCGCTCGGCGCACGGATCCTCTCCGTGGCCGACGCGTACGACGCGCTGACGTCGAAGAGGCCGTACCGCGACGCGCTTCCGGATGCGGAGGCCGTCTCCATTCTGGAGGACGCCTCGAGCACGCAGTTCGACCCTGTCATCGTGCGCTCGTTCGTGACGGCCCGCGAGGGCAGGGGGCGTCCGGCAACGTCCCCGACGGCCGGCGCGGCCGGAACGTCCATGCATGATGCGAACGCCCCTGAGATGCCCTCTCCGGCGGCATTCTGTAACCGGCGCCGTAACCTCTCCTAACTTCCTACCTGCAGGTCTTTTACGTCCCACGAACACACGATTCCGCGACTGGCATGAGGATTGCAGTCCTTAGTGGACGGGTCAGCCTGCTATCGCCGGGAATCCGGCCTGTCACGGGGACTTAGAGAGTGGATCGCCTGGACTCGCAGACGCAGGACAAGCTCGATCTCTCTTCCATGGAGATCGACCACCACGTCGTCCGGCTCATCCCGCGGGAGATGGCCCGACGGTTCCGTCTCGTCGCGGTCGGCCGGGAGGACGACTCCCTGCTGGTCGCGATGGAGGATCCGCTCGACGTCATCGCCACGGATACCGTGTCGGCGAACACCGGCTACGAGATACGTCCCGCGGAAGCAGACCCTGCGGACATCCAGGCGGCGATCGACAAGTACTACGGCGAGACGTTCGACATCGAGAAGAGCATCCAGAGCATCGTCGATGTCGAGGTGGACGGGGGACCGGCCGCCGAGGTCGACGCCGAGCAGCTCTCGGTCGAGCCGAACGACGCTCCGGTCATCAGACTGGTCAACTTGATCCTCCTGCAGGCGATCGAGGAGGGAGCCAGCGACATCCACATCGAGCCCAGGGAGAAGTCCATCTCGGTGAGACTCCGTGTCGACGGCAATCTGAGGGAGATCCTCCCTCCGCCGAAGCGTATGCAGTGGGCGATCACGTCGAGGATCAAGATCCTGTCGGGCCTCAATATCGCTGAGCGTCGTCTGCCGCAGGACGGCAGCTGCCGGGTGAAGATCATGAACAGACGGGTCGACATCCGTGTCTCGACCATTCCCACGCTCCACGGTGAGAAGGTCGTCATGCGTCTCCTCGACAAGGCGAACCTGAAAACCGACCTCGCTGAGCTCGGCTTCGAGCCGGAGCACCTCGACGTCATCAAGCATGCCATTCACGAGCCTCACGGGATGATCCTGCTGACCGGTCCGACGGGCAGCGGCAAGACGACGACGCTCTACTCGGCCCTGACGCACATCAACTCCCCGGACAAGAACATCATGACCGTCGAAGACCCGGTCGAGTACGAACTCCCGGGCGTCAATCAGGTCGCAGCGCGCAACGCGATCGGACTCGACTTCGCCGCGGCGCTTCGGTCGTTCCTCAGGCAGGACCCGGATGTAGTGCTCGTCGGCGAGATCCGCGATCTCGAGACGGCGTCGATCGCCATCAAGGCCGCCCAGACCGGCCACCTGGTGTTCAGCACACTGCATACGAACGACGCGACCTCGACGATCGACCGTCTGCTCAACATGGGGGTCGAGCCCTATCTCATCTGCTCCTCGCTGAATCTCGTCATAGCTCAGAGGCTCGTCAGGAAGATCTGCCCCCACTGCAAGGAGGCGTACGAGCCCGACTCCGCGCTCGCGGAGCCGTTCTACAGGGTGCTGCCGGACGCGGGGGACATGGTCTTCCATCACGGCGCCGGCTGCACGGAGTGCTCACAGACCGGGTACAAGGGGCGGATGGCGATCTACGAGCTCTTTCCGGTCACGCGCGGCGTCCGCGACGCCATTCTCAAGGGCGAGATCGGGTCCGGCATCCGGGATCAGGCCAGAAGCGACGGGATGCGCACACTGATGGAAAACGGAATGGAGAAGGTGCGGCAGGGCGTCACGACGCTCGACGAGGTGCTCGCGGTCGCCACGGAGGCGGTCTAGTCGAGCGCAGGGATCCGCACCGAGGAGATAGACGATGGAAGTCGATATCCAAACACTGCTTACGGAGATGGTCGATCAGCGCGCGTCCGACCTCCACATCACACCGGGCGTTCCCCCGCAGTTTCGGATCGACGGCATCCTCGTTCCGAGGGACCAGGAGCCGCTGACGCCCGAGGAGAGCAAGCGCCTCTCGTACTCCATGATCGACGAGAAGCGCATCGAGCGTTTCGAGGCCCAGCGCGGTCTCGATACATCATTCTCCGCAGAGGGACTGGGGCGCTTTCGTCTGAACGTCTTCCACCAGCGCTCGACCGTCGCCTCGGCTGTTCGCTGGCTTCCCTGGACGATCCCGACGATGGAGGAGCTCGGGGTGCCGGGGATCATGAAGGAGTTCTGCGAGAAGCTGAACGGGCTCATCCTGGTCAGCGGACCGACCGGTTCCGGCAAGTCGACGACGATGGCGTCGATGATCGACTACATCAACAACCGCAAGCACGTGCACATCGTCTCGATCGAAGATCCCATCGAGTACCTGCATCGGCACAAGTCATGCATCGTCAACCAGCGAGAGGTCGGGCGAGATACGCCGTCGTTCCCGGAGGCTGTCCGTGAGGTCCTCAGGCAGGACCCGGACGTCATCTGCATCGGTGAGATCCGCGACCTCGAGACCGTGCGGACCGCGCTGACGCTGGCCGAGACGGGTCACCTTGTTCTGACCACCGTTCACACGAGCGAGGCGCCCCAGGCCATCAGCCGAATCCTCGACATCTTCCCGCCGCACGAGCAACAGGGTGTCCGCACGCAGATCTCGCTCTGCCTGCAGGGTGTGCTCGTTCAGCAGCTCCTTCCCAGGTCTGCCGGCACCGGGCGCGTCCTCGGTACAGAGATGATGGTTGCGACGAGCGCAGTCAGGAACCTGATACGGGAGGATAACCTCCAGCAGCTGCGGTCGGCGATCGAGACCGGCTCGAAGGATGGAATGCACAGCATGAACTCGTCGCTCATGAGGCTCGTCCGCGAGGAGGAGATCGACACGGAACTGGCGGTGGCCGCTTCGAACGACATCAAGGGCATCATGCGCGACCTGAGCCGCCACGTTCAGACGGGCGGGCGGACGCTCAGGCAGCAGAGAGTGTAGAGGGCGTGCCGACACGGCGCGCCACGAGGAAAGGGAACAATGCCCGAGTTCACCTACACGGCGAAGGACTCGAACGGTCGGACGATCCAGGGGACTCGCGAAGCCGACAGCGAGATGGGTCTGGTCTCTTTGCTCCGCAAGGAGAATCTGATCGTCATCTCGGTCGCTCCCGCCGTATCGAAGTCGAAGAGCGGCTCCGGCGGCTTCGGCAAGAAGAAGGTCAAGACGAAGGACCTGGCCATCCTCTGCCGTCAGCTCGCCGCGATGCTCGAGGCAGGGCTCCCGGTCCTTGAGTCGCTCGAGGGCATCGCCGACCAGATAGACAACGAGACCCTCTCTGAGAAGCTCAGGGAGGTCACGACCGACATCGAGGCCGGCTCGACGCTGTCGCAGGCTCTGGCGAAGCATCCGAGGACGTTCCAGACGCTCTTCGTCGCCATGATCCGCGCCGGCGAGGAATCCGGTGCGCTGCCGAATGTGCTCGGCCGCCTCGGCGACTACCTCGAGGCCAAGGACGCGCTCGTCCGGAAGATCCGCTCGGCGTCGGCCTATCCGGCCTTCATCGCCGGTTTCTTCGTCGTCGCCGTCGCGGGCATCATGCTCTTCCTGATCCCGCAGTTCGAAGGCATCTTCTCGGACTTCGGCCTCGACCTGCCGGTGCTCACGAAGTTCCTCATCGCCGCGTCGCGCTTCATCGGGAACAACCTCATCTGGGAGATCCTGCTTCTGGGCGGCGGCGCCTACGCGTTCTACCGCTGGGTCAAGACGCCCGCCGGGAAGAGGAAGTTCGACGAGCTCCTTCTGAGGGCTCCGATTTTCGGGTCGCTCATCCAGAAGGCGGCGATCGCGCGCTTCAGCCGCACCCTGGGCACGCTCATGGACAACGGCGTGAGCGTCATTGCGGCGCTCGAGATCGTGGGCGATACGTCGGGGAACGAGATCGTGCGGGAGGCCGTCGAGAACGTCGGCAACGGCGTCGTCAACGGTTCGACCATCGCGGAGAAGCTGGCAGAGTCCAAGGTCTTCCCGAAGATGGTCGTCTCGATGGTCGCGGCGGGAGAGGGCTCCGGCAACCTGCCGGACATGCTCGAGAAGGTCGCCGACTTCTACACGGACGAGGTCGACGCGGCCATCACTCAACTGACTTCCATGATCGAGCCGATCCTCATCGTGGGACTCGGCGCGATAGTGACTGTCGTCGTGCTTGCTATCTACCTGCCCATCTTCCAGATGGCGACAGGTATCGGGTAGAGGCATCAGGGCAAGGGCCTTTAGAGCGTGGGAAGGAGGTGAAAACAATGAGACGCGGGAACCAGAGGGGTTTCACCCTCGTAGAGCTGATGATCGTCGTGATCATCGTCGGCATCCTGGCCGCCGTGGCCATCCCGATGTACCAGGGCGCTACCGAGCGCGCCAAGGCGTCGGAGGCCGTGGCCGCCCTCGGTACGATCCGCGGTGCGATGCGTGTCTACTACGCTGAGCACGGAACGTACGTCGGCGCGGGCAGTGACGGCGACCTCGTGACGGCCAACGGTACGCTCGACGTGGCGGCGGACGACCTGTCCGGCCGTTACTTCGACGCGAACTGCTACACGTTCGACGGCGATCCGGCGGCTGCCGCCTTTACCATCGAGTGTAATGGTGGCGCTGCTGCGAATGCCGCCCCGTACGCGTCGGAGGTGTCGGACATCGTCCGCTCCATCGACGAGGACGGTGACATCACGAGCGGTTAATCAGACAAGAAGCCGCGGGGGCGGCGCCCATGGCGTCGCCCCCGGCGGAGAAGAGGATGGGACGAGCGGACGATTGAGAAGGTACTGCCGGTTGCCCTGGAGTCGGCAAGAGAGCGGCCGAGCGCACTTCGCGGAGGAGAAGGGGATGACGAAGACGAAGAACGGCGGCTTCACGCTTGTGGAACTCATGATCGTCGTGATCGTCGTTGGGGTGCTGGCCGCCGTGGCCATCCCGATGTACCAGATCGTTCCGGAGCGGTCGAAGGCGCTCGAGGCGACATCCGCACTCGGAATGGTCAGAAACGCGATGAGGGCGCACTTCAATGCGCACGGTACGTACGCGCACGCGAGCTTCGTCGACGGCGCGCTCGTCACAACGGGCGGCGTGCTTTCGATCAAGCCGGGTGATCTGGAGGGACGCTGGTTCAGCGAAGAGTGCTACACATTCGACGGTGCTGCGACGGCGACCACGTACACACTGAAGTGCGACGGTTCCCTCAGCACCGCCGACAATGCGTCGGAGGTCGAGACGATCATCGTCACGATCGACCAGGACGGAGAGATCGTCACCGACCTCTTCTAGGCGCCGCGACCGAGGCGGAACGAGACACAGTGAGAACGCCGGCAGGACGATCTGCTGCACGACCCGAGCGGCGCTCCGCGAACGTCGCCGGTGCTCGGCGTGTGGACCGCTAAGGAGAAACTGTGCTTTCGAGAAGCGATCAGAACGGGATCATCGGGGTGGACATCGGCACGACGTCGGTCAAGGTCGTCGAGCTCGACCGATCGTGCGGGCGATACGAGCTTGCGGCCGCGGCCCTCGCACCCGTCTCGTCCCACGCGTCGCCCCCGTCCGTCCAGCACGCGCTCGCCTCCGCTCTCGAGTCGGCACACGTGCAGAGCAAGCGCGTCGCGACTTCGGTCTCCGGCGGTCACGTGGCGGTCAGGACCTTCAAGTTCCCCAAGCTGTCGCACTCCGAACTGGAGGGGGCCGTCTGGTACGAGGGCAGTCAGGTCATCGCGTTCGACATCGAGGACTCCTACGTCGACTACACGGCGCTCAGGCCTGCGTCCGACGAGGAGAAGGCGGATACCCCCGTGCTCTTCGTCGCCGCGATGAAGCCTCAGGTCGACGAACTCACGGAGCTCGTCCAGAGCGTCGGGCTCGAACCGCGGCTGGTCAGCGTTGATGCGCTGGCCCTTCTCGAGGCCGTCATGCAGGAACACGACGCACCCGAGACGCCGTGTGTCGTCCACATCGGAGCAACGAGAACCAGCATCGGGGCGGCACGGGAGGGCGGACTGCCGTTCGTCAGGGACATCGACCTGGCGGGCAACACCTACACGAACGCCGTCGTGGAGTCGCTCGGTGTCACGCCAGAGGAGGCCGAGGAGGTCAAGCGCCGCGGCCTTCGCCACGAGGAGAAGGCGATGGTCGCGGTCGAGAGCGTGACGCGGAGGCTCGTCGGCGAGCTGGCCCGCTCGCTCGTGTACTACCAGACACGGGGAGAGGGCAAGCACGTCGACACGATCTACCTCTGCGGAGGGTCCAGTCGGATACCCGGTCTCGACGACGCGATCAGCCGCGCGACCTCGGTGCCGGTCGCGGTCTGGAGTCCGCTCGACAACGTGGAGATCGATGCTTCGCAATTCGACCCCGCGAGCCTCGACAGGATGAAGCCGTATCTCTCCCTGGCCGCGGCGCTGGCGATGAAGTCGGAGACCTGCTGATGTACAACATCAACCTCATCAGAAAGCAGATCGTCCCGCAGGGCCAGAAGCACGTGATGTTCTCGGTCGTGTCGTTCTCCGCTCTTGTCTACGTCCTGACGACACTGGCGGTCGTCTTCTTCTCGGCCGCGAACTTCAGGATGATCGACATCTACGCGAGTGAGGTCGACAAGCTCGAGGAAGACCTCGCGGTGCTCTATCCGGGAACCCCGACCGAGGAGGAGCTCCAGACGATGATAGGGCGCGTCGAGCCGGACCTTCGCGAGATCAAGAAGCTGATCGAGCGGCGCACCGACTACAGCGTCTATATGGAGAGGCTGGCTGGCTGCGTCCCCGAACACGTCTGGTTGACGAGTGTCCGCATGACGGACCGTCCGGCCCGCGCGGCAGGCCACGGAAGGCACAAGAACAAGGGCTCGTTTCACGGGATCGCCATAGAGGGCATGGTCGTTGCAGGTGTTGAGCAGGGCGGCAGGATCATCCGCGACTTCGCCACAACACTCGAGGAGGACACCGAACTCTCGCTCGTCATCGAAGAGGCACGCTTCGTCGAGACGGGACTGCAGGAGATCGGCGGCTCGAACGTTCTCGGCTTCGAGATCATGTGCCCCTATAGGTAGCACCGCTGCGGGGGACGGGCGGTAGACGGCAGGAGACAATGGGACTTCTTCACGCGCTCGACGATATGGGACACGCCCCGGAGGTCGGACGCCGTCCGTCGGAGGCGGCCGATGCGCAGGAGGCTGCGAATCCCGTGACGTCTCCCGAGCCGTCGACCGAGTCGACCTCACGGGACGAGGGCGGTGGGGGAGGGAGCGCCGGCGCGATCGGCAACCTCGGAGCACGCCTTGGCGGTCTTCTGAAGGGGACCTGCACGAGGAGGGGCGGACGTCGTCACTGGTCGGTATGGCGCGTCACGGCGATCGCTGTTCTCGCGTACGTGGTCGTCGTCAACCTCTCTTATTTCTTCGTGTTGAAGCCGGTCTGGTCACAGCTCGACGGCCTCGTGACGAAGAAGTCGGTCATCCAGGACTTCCTCGTCGTGAGGGAGTCGGCCGCCGCCGTCTCGAAGTTCCGCGACGCGCTCATGCGCGGCGACCAGCGGGTCACGGTCGTTACGGAACTCGAGGACTTCGCGGATGAAGCTGGGGTCCGGGTCCTGGACGACCCCGTGCTGGGGCCGGTCCAGGAGATGTCGGACCACATGATCGAATACCCGATCGAGATGGAGCTCTCAGGCGATTACCACAGTCTCGGCCGATTCCTGGCCATGGTGGAGGAATCGCCCAGGGCTCTGGTGACGAAGTCGGTCGAGATCAGGACCGACGAGGAGGATCCGGACACGCAGACGATCCGGTTGAAGGTGGGGGTTGTGTCGTGGGAGGACTGAGCGTCAGCACCGACATGTCGGCTCTCATGGCCGATAAGAAGAAGCTCATCATGCTCGCCGGGTTGGGCCTCGCGCTCATCGTCGTTGTCGTGATGCGCTTCGGTCTGCTGGACAACCTCGCACTGACGGGAGCCTCCGCATCCGAGGGGAAGGCCGCCATGAGCCTTCTCGACGAAGACCCCCAGCATCTCGCCACGGTTGCAAGCATGGCCCGGGCGAGGGCACCGCGCGAGTACACCGGCGAAGAGTACAGAGATCCGATGCAGCCGTTGGTCGAAGCGAACAGCCGGCAGCCCGCTTCCTCGAGCGAATCGGGTTCCGAGCCTCAGGAGACCGTGACGCCGGACCGTCTCCCGAGGATGTCGCTCTACGGGATCATCTGGGACCCCGAGAACCCGATCGCGATGATCGACGGCATGGACCTTCGCGTCGGCGACCGGATCAAGGGAGCCAGAATCACACGAATCGAGATTGACAGGGTCGTTCTCTCGTACAGGTCAAGGGAATACACCTTGACCGTGAACTAAGGAGGTCGGGTATGTGCGTCCGTAGCCCCGGTCGAAGGAGGCCTGGCGTCTTCTGGACGACGCTCGTTCTCATCGGGTTGCTTCTTGCGACGGCCGGTCTGTCGGCTGCCCAGCAGGAGAGCTCGGGGGGCGGTGCGGCGGTTAGGAGTCAGCGGATCTCGCTGAATCTCCAGAACGTCACGCTGGGAAGCGTTCTCAAGGTGATGA
Proteins encoded in this window:
- the pilO gene encoding type 4a pilus biogenesis protein PilO: MGLLHALDDMGHAPEVGRRPSEAADAQEAANPVTSPEPSTESTSRDEGGGGGSAGAIGNLGARLGGLLKGTCTRRGGRRHWSVWRVTAIAVLAYVVVVNLSYFFVLKPVWSQLDGLVTKKSVIQDFLVVRESAAAVSKFRDALMRGDQRVTVVTELEDFADEAGVRVLDDPVLGPVQEMSDHMIEYPIEMELSGDYHSLGRFLAMVEESPRALVTKSVEIRTDEEDPDTQTIRLKVGVVSWED